The following are from one region of the Mustela lutreola isolate mMusLut2 chromosome 9, mMusLut2.pri, whole genome shotgun sequence genome:
- the ST3GAL5 gene encoding lactosylceramide alpha-2,3-sialyltransferase isoform X4, with product MTYPEGAPLSDLEYYSNDLFVAVLFKSVDFSWLQAMVKNETLPFWVRLFFWKQVAEKIPLQPKHFRILNPVIIKETAFDILQYSEPQSRFWGRDKNVPTIGVIAVILATHLCDEVSLAGFGYDLNQPKTPLHYFDNLCMAAMNFQTMHNVTTETRFLVRLVKEGVVEDLSGGIHCEF from the exons ATGACTTATCCAGAGGGTGCGCCACTGTCTGACCTTGAATATTATTCCAATGACTTGTTTGTTGCTGTTTTATTTAAGAGTGTTGACTTCAGCTGGCTTCAAGCAATGGTAAAAAACGAAACCCTG CCATTTTGGGTGCGGCTCTTCTTTTGGAAGCAGGTGGCGGAAAAAATCCCACTACAGCCGAAACACTTCAGGATTTTGAATCCAGTTATTATCAAAGAGACTGCCTTTGACATCCTTCAGTACTCGGAGCCCCAGTCAAGGTTCTGGGGCCGAGATAAG AATGTGCCCACCATTGGTGTCATTGCTGTCATCCTAGCCACGCACCTGTGTGACGAAGTCAGCTTGGCAGGCTTTGGATATGACCTCAATCAACCCAAAACACCTTTGCACTACTTCGACAATCTCTGCATGGCTGCCATGAACTTTCAAACTATGCATAATGTGACAACAGAGACCAGATTCCTCGTCAGGCTGGTCAAAGAGGGTGTGGTGGAGGACCTCAGTGGAGGCATCCATTGTGAATTCTGA